From the genome of Lotus japonicus ecotype B-129 chromosome 6, LjGifu_v1.2, one region includes:
- the LOC130724858 gene encoding uncharacterized protein LOC130724858: protein MVQDPLFGENDGVQQQPQNLYMVNRNEHADGVLERIRHQNAGGQQNVAAVVEQLLNQHDFNVGFTNRPHFVSAFTEEVLEAELPRGWKVPKFTKFSGDSGESTVEHVARYQIEAGDLAINENLKMKYFPSSLTKNTFTWFTTLAPRSVHTWAQLERIFHEQFFRGECKVSLKDLASVKRKTAESIDDYLNRFTMLKSRCFTHVLEHELFILAACGLEYSIRKKLDTQYIRDMSQLADRVRHVELSKAEKSDEKAKTTNK from the coding sequence ATGGTGCAAGACCCTTTGTTTGGAGAAAATGACGGTGTGCAACAACAACCCCAGAACCTGTACATGGTGAACAGGAATGAGCACGCTGATGGAGTTttggaaagaattcgacaccagaatgcTGGGGGGCAGCAAAATGTTGCAGCCGTGGTCGAACAATTGTTAAACCAACATGATTTTAATGTGGGTTTtacgaatagaccccattttgtctCAGCCTTTACTGAAGAGGTTCTCGAAGCAGAGCTTCCTCGAGGATGGAAAGTCCCTAAGTTTACTAAATTCTCAGGAGACTCTGGAGAGTCTACTGTTGAACATGTAGCTAGGTATCAAATTGAAGCTGGGGATTTAGCCATCAATGAGAATTTGAAGATGAAATACTTCCCTAGTTCTCTAACTAAGAACACATTCACATGGTTCACAACCCTTGCCCCAAGGTCAGTTCACACGTGGGCTCAATTGGAAAGAATCTTCCATGAgcaattctttaggggagagtgtaAGGTGAGCCTGAAGGACCTGGCAAGTGTCAAGAGGAAAACGGCTGAGTCCATAGACGATTATCTGAACAGGTTCACGATGCTGAAATCTCGATGCTTCACTCACGTCCTAGAGCATGAGCTGTTTATCTTGGCCGCATGCGGCTTGGAATATTCTATTAGGAAGAAACTCGACACGCAATACATTCGAGATATGTCACAACTTGCAGACAGGGTGAGGCACGTCGAGTTATCAAAAGCTGAAAAGTCTGACGAAAAGGCTAAGACTACCAACAAGTag